A region of Ochotona princeps isolate mOchPri1 chromosome 2, mOchPri1.hap1, whole genome shotgun sequence DNA encodes the following proteins:
- the GNB1 gene encoding guanine nucleotide-binding protein G(I)/G(S)/G(T) subunit beta-1 yields the protein MSELDQLRQEAEQLKNQIRDARKACADATLSQITNNIDPVGRIQMRTRRTLRGHLAKIYAMHWGTDSRLLVSASQDGKLIIWDSYTTNKVHAIPLRSSWVMTCAYAPSGNYVACGGLDNICSIYNLKTREGNVRVSRELAGHTGYLSCCRFLDDNQIVTSSGDTTCALWDIETGQQTTTFTGHTGDVMSLSLAPDTRLFVSGACDASAKLWDVREGMCRQTFTGHESDINAICFFPNGNAFATGSDDATCRLFDLRADQELMTYSHDNIICGITSVSFSKSGRLLLAGYDDFNCNVWDALKADRAGVLAGHDNRVSCLGVTDDGMAVATGSWDSFLKIWN from the exons ATGAGCGAACTCGACCAGTTGCGGCAGGAGGCCGAGCAGCTGAAGAACCAAATCCGG GATGCCAGAAAGGCCTGTGCAGACGCGACCCTCTCTCAG ATCACAAACAACATCGACCCGGTGGGACGGATCCAGATGCGTACCAGGAGGACGCTGAGGGGTCACCTGGCCAAGATTTATGCCATGCACTGGGGCACGGACTCGAG GCTGCTCGTCAGCGCCTCCCAGGATGGCAAGCTTATAATCTGGGACAGCTACACCACAAACAAG GTGCACGCCATCCCTCTGCGCTCTTCCTGGGTCATGACCTGTGCGTACGCCCCGTCTGGCAACTACGTGGCCTGTGGCGGTCTGGACAACATCTGCTCCATTTACAATTTGAAAACTCGCGAAGGGAACGTCCGCGTGAGTCGCGAGCTGGCTGGGCATACAG GTTATCTGTCCTGCTGCCGATTCCTGGACGACAATCAGATCGTCACCAGCTCTGGAGACACCACATG TGCCCTGTGGGACATTGAGACCGGCCAGCAGACCACCACGTTCACAGGCCACACCGGGGATGTCATGAGCCTGTCCCTCGCTCCTGACACCAGACTCTTTGTCTCTGGTGCTTGTGACGCTTCCGCCAAGCTCTGGGATGTGCGAGAAGGGATGTGCCGGCAGACATTCACCGGGCACGAGTCGGACATCAATGCCATCTGT TTCTTTCCAAATGGCAATGCGTTTGCCACCGGTTCCGACGATGCCACCTGCAGGCTCTTTGACCTCCGCGCCGACCAGGAGCTCATGACCTACTCCCACGACAACATCATCTGTGGCATCACCTCCGTCTCCTTCTCCAAGAGCGGCCGCCTCCTCCTGGCGGGGTACGATGACTTCAACTGCAATGTGTGGGATGCGCTGAAGGCCGACAGGGCAG GTGTCCTGGCTGGTCACGACAACCGCGTCAGCTGCCTGGGAGTGACCGATGATGGCATGGCTGTGGCCACGGGGTCCTGGGACAGCTTCCTCAAGATCTGGAACTAA